A single genomic interval of Suncus etruscus isolate mSunEtr1 chromosome 10, mSunEtr1.pri.cur, whole genome shotgun sequence harbors:
- the GJB6 gene encoding gap junction beta-6 protein — translation MDWGTLHAFIGGVNKHSTSIGKVWITVIFIFRVMILVVAAQEVWGDEQEDFVCNTLQPGCKNVCYDHFFPVSHIRLWALQLIFVSTPALLVGMHVTYYRHEAARKFLRGEKRNEFKDLEDIKKQKVRIEGALWWTYTSSIFFRILFEACFMYIFYFLYNGYHLPWVLKCGIDPCPNLVDCFISRPTEKTVFTIFMIAASVICVLLNVAELCYLFLKVCVRRSKRARVQRNHPNHAMKENKQNEMNELIADSGPNVITGFPS, via the coding sequence ATGGACTGGGGCACCCTGCACGCTTTCATTGGGGGTGTAAACAAACACTCCACCAGCATTGGCAAGGTGTGGATCACGGTCATCTTCATCTTCCGAGTCATGATCCTGGTTGTGGCAGCTCAGGAGGTGTGGGGTGACGAACAGGAAGACTTCGTCTGCAACACGTTGCAACCAGGATGCAAGAACGTGTGCTATGACCACTTTTTCCCCGTGTCCCACATCCGACTGTGGGCGCTGCAGCTCATTTTTGTGTCCACACCAGccctgctggtaggaatgcatgTCACCTACTACAGACATGAAGCGGCTCGCAAGTTTCTGCGTGGGGAGAAAAGGAACGAGTTCAAAGACTTAGAGGATATCAAGAAGCAGAAGGTTCGGATCGAGGGTGCCTTGTGGTGGACATACACCAGCAGCATTTTTTTCCGAATCCTCTTTGAAGCCTGTTTTATGTACATATTCTACTTCCTTTACAACGGGTACCACCTCCCGTGGGTGTTGAAATGTGGGATTGACCCTTGCCCCAACCTTGTAGACTGTTTCATTTCCAGGCCCACTGAGAAAACCGTGTTCACCATTTTCATGATTGCAGCCTCTGTGATCTGTGTGCTGCTTAATGTGGCTGAGCTATGCTACCTGTTCCTGAAAGTGTGTGTTAGGAGATCCAAAAGAGCGAGGGTGCAGAGAAATCACCCCAATCATGCTATGAAAGAGAATAAGCAGAATGAGATGAATGAGCTGATTGCAGACAGTGGGCCTAACGTAATCACAGGCTTTCCTAGTTAA